Part of the Phycisphaerales bacterium genome, CCGTTTTGCGCTGCTCGTGGGCGCGGCGGCCAGCGCGGGTCTGTACATCGGCGCGGTGTGGGCGCTGCACAGCCAGATGGTGCGCCGGTTTGATATGACCGTCCGCAAGCTCGCCGGGACGAGCTGATACCCGTTTGCCGACGACATGCCTTCGCTCGAAGCCAACAAGAAGAAGTGGGCCTCGCACGACTGGGGCAGGGACGGCGAGGAATGGTCGACGCTGGCCGGCGGCAGCGAGCGTTGGTGGCACGGCATCCTGCTGCCGCGGCTCTTGCCCTTCCTCAAACAGCTTCCGCCGGAGCCGAGCATCCTCGAGATTGCGCCGGGCCGCGGTCGATGGACGCAGTACCTCTTGCGGCACGCAGCCGATCTGACGGCCATCGACATCGACGAGGCGTGCCTGGACGCATGCCGCGCCCGCTTCGGCGGACGGGTGCACTGCGTGCTGGGTGATGGCGTGACGCTGGGCGGACCGAGCGAACGCATCAACGGGCCGATCGACCTCTGCTTCAGCTACGACAGCCTGGTGCACGCCGAGCTCGATTCGATGGGTTCGTACGTGCGCGAGCTCTGGCGGGTGCTGCGGCCCGGCGGCGTCGCATTCCTGCACCACAGCAATCTTGCCGACGCCGCGCTCGAGTCGGGCACGCCCATCCACTGGCGTGCGCGGAGCGTTGGCGGCTCGGGCGTTCGTGAACGTGCGCTCGCGTGCGGGCTGGAGGTGCCCCTGCAAGAGCTGTGCACGAAGGGCGGGCCCAAGGATCGCGCGCTGATCGATTGCATCAGCGTCCTGCGCAAGCCCGCGCGTGGTGCGCCGAATCCGCAGACGCGCGTGCTTGAGAGCCACGACTTTTGGCGGCAGATCCAGCTCCTCGGTGCGTTGGCCGGGCCGTACGACGCGGCGGCGCGCTAGCAGCCACGCTCGAGCACGTCGAAGAAGAAGAGGAAGTCGAACAGGTCGATGACGCCGTCGCCGTTGACGTCGCCGCGAAGGTCGCCCGCTTCGATCCAGTTGCCGAGCAGGATGAGGTCGAAGATCGTGGCTTGGCAATCGGCGTCGAGGTCGGCCGGGCACGCGGCGCAGGGCAACGCGGTCATGCCCGAGACGGCGCTGACGCCATCGAGCACGCCGACGAACGACTGCTGGCCCGTGTACGGATCGAACCTCCACAGCTCTGCCTGGTCGCCGGCTCCGTCGCCCGAGACGACGTAGTAGCCGACCTCCTTCTCGGCGCCGTCGAGGATCGCGAGCCCGCCGGCGTCGTCGAGCGACCCCGTTGCCGCGAGATCGGCCAGCACGATGGTCTCTCCGGTGTCGGGGTCGATGGCGCGGATCGAGGGCGGCCCGTCGGTGCCGCGCAGGTCGAGGCCGATCAGGAGGCCATCGGCGCGCACGTCGAGGCCCGAGATGTCGGTGGCGGGAGACATCGTCGGCCCGCGCGACGCGCGGCCGGTCGATGGATTGATCGTGAAGAGGCGGCCGGGCGAGCCCGTGCTGGCGCCCATGATGGTGCCATCGGCGAAGACGGCCACGCCGCCCTCGCGGGCACTCAGGCCCAGCCGGCCGCCC contains:
- a CDS encoding class I SAM-dependent methyltransferase, giving the protein MPSLEANKKKWASHDWGRDGEEWSTLAGGSERWWHGILLPRLLPFLKQLPPEPSILEIAPGRGRWTQYLLRHAADLTAIDIDEACLDACRARFGGRVHCVLGDGVTLGGPSERINGPIDLCFSYDSLVHAELDSMGSYVRELWRVLRPGGVAFLHHSNLADAALESGTPIHWRARSVGGSGVRERALACGLEVPLQELCTKGGPKDRALIDCISVLRKPARGAPNPQTRVLESHDFWRQIQLLGALAGPYDAAAR